ATGAAAAGCTTCAAAAAGAGGCTGCATGGGTATTGAAGAGCGAAAACGGCATTGGAATGAAACGGCATGCCGCGGTTAAAGATCTCCTCATGAAGCATTTTATTAAAAACAACACCCAAAAGGCAGATTCTCTCTCCAAAGCTCTGGCAAGGCAGATCTGTGAAATTCCCTCCTTTGAACGCGCAGTATCGACAATCAAAAAGGCTCTCAGCGGTGTGATTGACACTTTAGAAGCTGACACCCTTTCCGAACTTCTGGACAATGTTTTCGGTATGGATGATACTGATCTTAAAGATCTTCAGGAACTGAAAATTCCCTTCAGAATTGCTGTTAATGACAGTGTAACAGCGATTCTGGTTGACGAGTCGGAAAGAGTGTGGGTAGGTACGGAAAAAGGCCTCTGGCGTTACAGCGGCACCACCTGGCAGATATTTACTACAAATGAAGGGCTACCTTCAAACAACATAAAAACTCTTGCTGCCGGTCGCTACGGAGACATTGCCGCAGGAACCGACAAGGGACTTGCTGTTTTCAGGTCTGGCAACTGGAAAACCTATGACACTTCCTCCGGACTGCCCTCAAATGAAATCACCGCTGTAGCTTTTGGGGAGGGAAAGATCCTCTATGCGGGGACAAATTCCGGGTTAGTAAAGATAAATGATGAGAGTGTCACCGTATTTGATTCATCAAACGGCTTACTTTCAACTCAGGTGACCGCACTTTTCATGGACTCGGAAAAGCGTCTGTGGATCGGTGGAAAAATGGGAGTAACCATTTATGACGAATCATCATGGAAGCAACACAAGTTTCCTGAAAGCAAAGTTACTTCTTTCACAGAACAATCATCGGGGATGGTCTGGATCGGTACAGATAAAGGAGTGATCAGCTATAAAAGAGGACATAAAACAGTTGATAATAAGGGTAACACGGTAGAGAAGAAACCGGAGTGGAAGTTTTTTCATTCCAAAAATGCACTATCAGGTGATTATGTAAATGGGCTGAGCGTAAACGGCAATGATGTGTGGATTGCAACAGATAAAGCAGTGAACCAGTATGATATCGCGGAAAAACAGGCTTATCTCTCATTTGAGCCGCTTCTTCCCGCACTGCATCTCAGAGAACTGTGGCATCTTTATGGAGCCTTTATCTGGCCGACTGAGGACTGGGGGACACTTGGTTTTTCGATCAACTACATCAATATGGGAGAAAATCAGATTACTGATGCGCTTGGCAGAGAAAGAGAAAAAGTACGTTCCTGGGAAGGAGTATTCGGACTTTCCTATGGCTTGCCAATAAAGGAGGATTTATCGGTAGGTCTTAACATTAAATATGTTGTAAGTGCACTTGCTCCCGGTTATGGAGATAATGGTGAAGGTGTGGGGCAAACATTCGCTATTGATGCATCAGTACTCAAGCGCAATTTCCTGCTGCCCAATTTCGACTTAGGATTTATAGCCCAGAACATGGGTCCCCATATTTATTACATCGACCGTGACAACCCTGATCCGATACCATTCACATTGAGGCTAGGACTGGTGTACCATGCATTGCAGACTCCAGTGCACGATCTCAAGATACTGCTTGACCTTCACAAAGAAGTTGTCAAAAACAACGCGGATAAACCGGATTATTTCTGGGAAGCCATCGGAACTGATCTGTTGTTTGACAAAGAAGAGGATTTCAAGTATGAGCTTCAGGAGATAAACTTCAATCTTGGACTGGAATACTGGTATACCAATTTTCTGGCCCTTCGGTCCGGATTTCTTGGAGACTATATAGGTGAGAGATACGAGCTTACCCTTGGAGTAGGTTTACGTTACGGGACACTGAATTTTGACTGGTCTTATATTGTAGCACCCGAGGGCTTTATGAAGAAGTTTCTTCAGGTATTTAACGATAAGAAAGAGGGAGCTACCGGGGTCAGACACGGCCAGTGGAGAGCATCCTTCCTGGTCAACTTTTAACTCCATGGCACCCGCTTGCCATTTTTCAGGAACAGAGCATGCACTTTTATCGCATTTTTACTCTTTTTCTTCTACCGTCGATTCTCGGGGCTGCACCTTTTCGTCAGGAGAGTGTGACAGGAGGTCCGCGAGGCATTCACCCATACCTCTTTAAAAGTGTTTCCACTCAGAATCTGGTTGAGACTGCCCGCGATCATCAGTGGTCAATTAATTTCCATAAAGGGAAAAATGACACCCTTCACATAATCGCAATAAGGATCGAATTCAACGGCGGTCAGAGAGACTCATCGGAGTTGACCACCGGAAACGGTCTTTTCGGTATCAGAGGCGGAGGAGATAAAGAGGAAAATGAGTATTACAACAGTGATACAGTTTACAAGTTCGACTCACGCCCGCACGATTCATTATACTTTTCCCGCCAGCTTGAAACTGTAAAAGCTTATTATGACAAAGTCTCCGGGGGGAAACTGTGTCTTCAGTACTCAATCTATCCTGAAGGCAGCGGAGAGATTGGATATGCAGTTCCCCATCAGATGACCTACTATTCACCGGGTGGTAAAAAAAGGCAGGAAACCTGGGATGATTACTATTACAGAAGGAGCATCGGACTGATGCATTTTGTAAAAGATGCTCTGGAAAGTGCTGAAAAGAATCCACAGAATTCCCCTTTCTCGGGACTGCGTTTTGAAGAATCGGACAACACAATACGGGATGCTCACAACAGGAAAACTGTGTTTCTGATTTTTCATGCGGGTTCCTCCTATCTCACCGATGGTGGTGAGGAGGGAACAATGGGTCAGGACACCCCTTCAGATTTTCTCGACGCATTTATAGATCAGGATGCATTCCGTTATTTCCGAGACACTATCGGCCTGTCATCCAATGGGATCACTGTGCAGGGTAAAGAGCCTCTGCTGATAAGAGAAGTGATGATGTGCTCAGAGACATCCAATCAGGATGGACTGAACTGGGGGATCCAGGGCATACTTGTCAACCAGATTGCCCGTCAGATCGGAATTCCTGACCTTTTCTCCACTACAGGAGGCATTTCAGGCATCGGGGCATTCTGTATAATGGATTTCGCCGGCTATTCTGCAGGAAACGGATTTATCCCCCCCTACCCTTCTGCCTGGGTCAGAGCATTCATGGGCTGGGACAAAGTAAAAGTAGTCCCGACCGGTGTCGCCGGCTCATATAATGTCAAAGCTCTCACATCTGTACTTGACGGCGGAGGTGTTTACGGAGAAGACACAACCATTCTGATGGTCCCGCTTAATGAGCATGAGTACTACCTGATTGAAAACAGGCAGAGGAACCTCTCAGGCAATAAAAATCTTTTCAAGTATGATACTACCGATTACGGAGTTGTGATAGCCTCCTACCCCTACAATATCAATATCGATTCCAATGTTGTCTCGGTTTCTCAGCAATCCGGGGTGATCCAGACGGTACGCAACAACGATGTCAGCCTCCCTGCATCGGGAGTGCTTGTTTGGCATGTTAACGAGCAGGTGATACGGGACAAGCTCAAATACAACATGGTCAATGCCGACTCATCCTACAGAGGCATTTCACTGATCGAAGCGGATGGTATCACAGATCTGGGAATCATGTTCACCGATGCATTCTATCAGGCTGCATTCGATTACGGAGGGGCTGAAGACGTCTTTCCACACGAGACATCCATCGAAAACCGGTCTTCTGTGCTTGTAAACAAATTCGGCCCATATACCAGGCCTTCGACACGCAGCAATGACGGCGGGCACACCTATCTGGAACTGCAATTTAACCCGGTTTCATCCAAGGCACGCAAGGAGCACATGCTTCTTGCACGGGGAAGCAATTTCCACAAAGTGGCAAATTTCTCCGACAGCGTCTTCAATGTAAAAATCAACTGGAACTATCTTGTTCCCTCATGGCCAAAACGCGCCGCTCCCGGTGATTATTTCGATCCTCTGCTATGTGAACTGGACGGAACATCGGAAGGGAAAGAATTTGTTCTGGTCAGTAAATCGGGGCACGTTTACGCATGGTCATCGGACAAATCCAAGGAAAATATCTACAATAAAAGAAGCCTGGCAGTGGACCGTGTCGATCTGCGGGGTGATACCATACACAATGCCGATACGATTTTCTTTCTTGACAGCATCGGCGGTGTTGTCTCAATGCCCTCTGCTGTTGCCGGAAAAGTAATGATTCCCTCTTCGGATGGAAGGATCTATGTTCTTGAAAATCTGAGTTCATCCGCTCAGAACGGATTTGATACAATAGCTCTGGGTGTCAAACCTTCCACTTACATTTGTAATTACACGGACTCATTGTGGGCCGCAGGATGCAGTAATGGGAGAGTGATTTTCGGCAAATTAAAAGAGAAAAAATCAGTCCTCAAACTGCGCTCAGACAGCGAAGTAAGTGCTCTGGCAGCTATTGGAGAAAATCCGTCGCTTATTGCTGTTATCCAGAATGATGGCACACTGTCACTTTGCAGTACTGAGGGTGCCGGGATTGACAGTTCAGTAAAAGTCAACGGAATAGGGCCCTATACACTTGTTACAGGTGATCTGGACCGCGACAATTCAAGCGAGATAGTTGTCTGTGACAGCAGACATGGAGTGTGGGTATATAAACTGGATCTTTCACTTGCGCCGGGCTGGCTTTCAGAAGGGGTGGACTGGGCAACTTATTACACATACGATACCGGAAAGGGCAAAAAGGATAGCCGTTCCAGACTGCCTGTAAACCTCTCCCCTCCCGCGCTGGCAGATATCAACAGAGACGGGTATCTTGATATCCTGGTGAGCGGCACAAACGGGCTTTATGCACT
The sequence above is drawn from the Fibrobacter sp. genome and encodes:
- a CDS encoding PorV/PorQ family protein yields the protein MNFTATGNLFNRLSLFITLLFLSGTSIRAGVGESAVITLIFPPGARATGMGEAFTGAAEDASATYYNPAGLGLAPQANSWKIHMPEKNSVFTAISSKKKKEFGPKDKIWVGTQKGVYRFNGKSWESGEIYLIEENDNISSIIDKYLKVDDEKLQKEAAWVLKSENGIGMKRHAAVKDLLMKHFIKNNTQKADSLSKALARQICEIPSFERAVSTIKKALSGVIDTLEADTLSELLDNVFGMDDTDLKDLQELKIPFRIAVNDSVTAILVDESERVWVGTEKGLWRYSGTTWQIFTTNEGLPSNNIKTLAAGRYGDIAAGTDKGLAVFRSGNWKTYDTSSGLPSNEITAVAFGEGKILYAGTNSGLVKINDESVTVFDSSNGLLSTQVTALFMDSEKRLWIGGKMGVTIYDESSWKQHKFPESKVTSFTEQSSGMVWIGTDKGVISYKRGHKTVDNKGNTVEKKPEWKFFHSKNALSGDYVNGLSVNGNDVWIATDKAVNQYDIAEKQAYLSFEPLLPALHLRELWHLYGAFIWPTEDWGTLGFSINYINMGENQITDALGREREKVRSWEGVFGLSYGLPIKEDLSVGLNIKYVVSALAPGYGDNGEGVGQTFAIDASVLKRNFLLPNFDLGFIAQNMGPHIYYIDRDNPDPIPFTLRLGLVYHALQTPVHDLKILLDLHKEVVKNNADKPDYFWEAIGTDLLFDKEEDFKYELQEINFNLGLEYWYTNFLALRSGFLGDYIGERYELTLGVGLRYGTLNFDWSYIVAPEGFMKKFLQVFNDKKEGATGVRHGQWRASFLVNF